The DNA segment GTTCCAGCGGCAGGTCGCTCAGCGCGTATTTCCAGGGGTTGAGCCACGCCAGATCGCTCAGGAGTTGCACCTGCGAGGCCACGCTTTGCAGCACCACCAGCCCGATGCCCAGGCCCGCGCCGATGCCCACCGCCAGCCCGCCCCGCCCTGTCGCCGCGCCGATAGCGAGGGCCAGCGCTCCGAACAGCCACGCGCCCAACGTGTGCAGGGCCACTGCGTCCAGCAATCTTCCGGCAGGTAGCGGAGCCTGAAAGACCTGCCCGGCCAGCCAGATACTCAGGAACAGTATCAGCCCCAGAACCAGCAACATGGTCAGTAGCGCGGCGGCGCGTCCCAGCAGCAGCGTGGCGCGCGGCAGCGGCTGGGCCAGCGGAAATTCCAGCCAGCCGCGTTCCTCCTGTCCGGCGATCAGCGCCGAGCCTTGCAGGGCGGCGAAGACGGTCAGCAGAATCGGCATCATGCTCAGCAGCTTGCCGCCCACATATCCGGCAGGGGTGCCCAGGTTGTCTCCGGCCAGCGCACGCAGCGATTCGGGCAGGCTCTGCATGAGGTCATTAATAGCGCTGTTTCCCTTCAGCAGCGGGAAAAAGGCCAGCAGCATCACCGTGTACAGGGCGATCCCCACCGCCCACCACAGCAGGCTGCGGCGCGAGTCCTGCATCGTCTGAGACCACGCTTCAAGCCACATGCGCTTCCTCCTTTCGTGGCGTTTCGCTGCGGTACTCGTCCATGAAGGCGTCCTCCAGCGTGGACGGCGTGAGGCTGAAACTGGTCAGCGATTCGCCCGCCAGCGCCCGGATCAGTTTGTCGGGACTGCCGCGCCACTGGCCCCGGAAATCCAGGCCATCGGCCACGGCACCACTCATCCCATCCAGTGTCATCAGGTCTACGCGCGGGGGCAACGCGAAACCCACGTCCACCTGCTGCGGGAGGCTGGCCTTCAGTTCCCGCACCCCTTCTACCCGGATCAGTTCGCCGCGCCGGATGATGCCCACCCGCCCGGCAATGCGCTCGATCTCGCTCAGGACGTGGCTGGACAGAAACACGCTGCGGCCCTCGCTCCCGGCCTCGCGCAGCAGGTCCAGCACGGTTTCCTGCACCAGCGGGTCCAGGCCGTCGGTGGGTTCGTCCAGCATCAGCAGTTCGGGGCGGTGCATCAGCGCCAGGGTCAGGCCCACCTTCTGGCGGTTGCCCTTGCTCAGCGTGCCCAGGCGGGCGTCCAGCCGCAGTTCCAGCCGCCGGGCCACGTCCAGACCGTAGGTGTTGCTGGCCCCGCCGCGCAGCCTGCAACTGCGCCCCATCAACTCGCGGGCGGTGTGGTCACGCGCAAGATGGACCTCGCCGGGCAGGTAGCCCACCCGGCGGTGAACCGCCACCCGCTCCTGCCACACGTCATGGCCCAGGATGTGCGCGCTGCCCCCGCTGGGCCGCAGAAAGCCCATCAGCGTGCGGATGGCCGTCGTCTTGCCCGCCCCGTTTGGCCCGATAAAGCCGAAGATCTCGCCCGCTGGCACACTCAGATTCAGTGGGGCCAGTCCCACGCCGGGGGCATACAGTTTGCTGAGGCCGGTGGTTTCTATTGCATTCATGACTCCTCCCTCTCCTCTTTGCTGAGCTGATGCCATTCCTCCAATACGGCGGGGAACAGGCGCAGCCAGTGGCCGTAGAACTGCTCCATCTCACGCAGGGGTGCGGCGTCTGCTCCCTGAGGCAGCGCCCGCAAACCCTCGGCGGCCAGATCGTGCAGCGTCTGCAATTTGCGGTTGCCCTGCTCAGTCAGGGTGGCCCAGGCGTTGGGGCGCACCCGGAAACGGTCTGCGCGTTCGCCGGGGTTGGGCGCACGTTCGGCCAGGCCCATCAGGGTCAGGTACTTGATCGCGCCGCTCATGCTGGCGCGGCTGGCCTGCAAAGAGGCAGACAGTTCGGCAGGGGTAAGCCCGCCTGCCGGGGCCACCAGAAGCGCGCCCAGCACACGCCCCGCCGCACGCGGCATCCCCACCATCTCGAACAGCAGGCCGGCGCGTTCCATGAACTGCCCGCTCTCGGGGGTGGGGGCGAAACTGGCGGGGGATGGCGGCGTGTCGGACATGGCTGAATGATACGACTTTTTAGTCATTTGTGAAATCTAAAAAACTGGCATTCAGTTTATTCCTTCATCTTTGGTCTCATGAGGGCTATCGTGACCTGGACCTGACATCGCGGGAGCGCGAATCTGCTAAAATCTCCGTTTGGGTGTCCCGCCCACTGCACATGGCCGTCAAGGCGCGGCAGTCGAGGTGGGCTTTTTGAGGTCGGTTCTGGCTCCCCAGCGCGCTTTTTCCAGCATCTGACGCAGACCGGCAGCACCACGCAAACAAGAGAACTGTCCTCCACCCTTGTCGGGCGTCTCCCGGCAGGCCGCGCCGGGCAGAAGAGAGGCAAAAATATGGAATACCGGAATATCGCCATCATCGCGCACGTCGACCACGGCAAGACCACCCTGGTGGACGCCCTGCTTCGCCAGACCCTCAAGCTCGGCCACGGTGAGGAAATTGCCGAGCGGGCCATGGACAGCAACGATCTGGAAAAGGAACGCGGCATTACCATTCTCGCCAAGAACACGGCGGTGGAATACAACGGCGTCAAGATTAATATCGTGGACACCCCCGGTCACGCGGATTTCGGCGGGGAAGTCGAGCGCGTGCTGGGCATGGTCAACGGCTGCCTGGTGCTGGTGGACGCGGCGGAAGGCCCGATGCCCCAGACCCGCTTCGTGCTGCGGAAGGCCATCGAACTGGGCCTCAAGCCCATCGTGGTCATCAACAAGATCGACCGCATTGACGCCCGCCCGGAAGAAGTGGTCAACCTGACCTTCGACCTGATGGCCGATCTGGGCGCGAACGACGATCAGCTCGACTTCCCGATCCTGTACGCGATTGCCCGTGAAGGCAAGGCGTTCAAGGATCTGGACAACCCCCAGGAAGACATGCACGAGCTGTTCGAGATGGTGCTGGAGCATATTCCCGCGCCGCCCACCGATCTGGAGGCGCCCTTCCAGATGCTGGTGACCAACCTGGATTACTCCGAGTACCTGGGCCGCATCGTTCTGGGTCGGGTACAGCGCGGCACGGTTAAGAAGGGCGACTATGTGCAACTGATGCACAAGGACGGCACGATGACCAAATCGCGCATCGTCCAGCCCTTCACCCACATGGGTCTGCGCCGTATCGAGGCCGATCAGGTCAGCGCGGGCGACATTGTGGCGCTGGCCGGCATCGAGGACGCGCAGATCGGGGAAACCGTGGCTGATCTGGCGGACCCCGAAGCCTTGCCGATCATCACCGTGGACGAGCCGACGGTCAGCATGACCTTCCAGCCCAACACCAGCCCCTTTGCAGGCAAGGACGGCAAGTACGTCACCAGCCGCCACCTGAATGACCGCCTCAAGCGCGAGGTCATGACCAACGTGTCGCTGAAGGTGGAAGAAGTCCGTCCCGACGAATTCATCGTGTCTGGGCGCGGCGAACTGCACCTGTCGATCCTGCTGGAAACCATGCGCCGCGAGGGCTACGAGGTTCAGGTCGGCAGCCCGCAGGTGATCATCCGCGAGATCGACGGCGAAAAGCACGAGCCGGTGGAGCATCTGGTCATCGACGTGCCCGAGCATCACGCCAGCACCGTGATCGGTGTGCTAGGGGGGCGCAAGGGCCAGATGGTCAACATGGAGCCGCAGGGCAAGCGCAGCCGGGTGGAATTCAAGATCCCTTCTCGGGCGCTGTTCGGCTTCCGCAACCAGTTCCTGTCCATGACCCAGGGCGAGGGCATCATGAGCCACGTCTTCGACGGCTACGCGCCGTGGGCCGGGGACATCAAGATTCGCCAGAACGGCTCGCTGGTCAGCATGGAAGACGGCGCGGCCTTCGCGTACTCGATCTGGAAGTTGCAGGACCGTGGAGCGTTCTTCATCGACGCGGGCGCGGAAGTCTACGTGGGCATGATCGTCGGTGAAAACGCCCGCGAGCAGGACATGAACGTCAACGTCTGCAAGAACAAGAAGCTGACCAACGTGCGCTCCAGCGGCGCTGACGATGCTTTGACGCTGACCCCGCCGCGCAAGATGAGCCTGGAAGACGCCCTGGAATACATCGGCAGCGATGAACTGGTGGAATTGACCCCGCACAACATCCGGTTGCGTAAGAAAGTGCTGAACCCCAGCATGCGGAAGTAAGCCGAACCAGACTCAAGATCAAAGCCCCCGCTGCCTTTGCAGGAGCGGGGGCTTTTGCAGTGGGTTGTAGTCGTGATACGCCCGAATTCGTGCTTAGCCCTTCCGCAGCCCCGGCTTCAGGCTCAATTCCGATTCCGCTGCGCCGAAGCGTTCGCGCAGGAAGCGGCCCTGGCTCAGCAGGCGGTCTGCGGTGGCGTGGTCGTGGCGCAGGGCCTCGCGCACGCCGTCTTCCAGCAGACCCAGTTGCTCGGACAGCAGGGTTTCTGGCGGCTGGCCCTGGCCTTCCAGCGTGCGCCGCGCGCCGTCGGTGAGGCTCAGGTAGGCGCGCAGGGTATCAGGCAGGTACGACTGACGGGTTTGCGAGAGCAGGTAGGCGGTGCGGGTGTCGCCGTTCACACCGTCCTTGCGGGCGTCGATGACCATACACAGCAGCTTCCACGCCTGGGTGCGCGCGGGTTCGGGCAGGCGCAGGGCCAGCGATTCCGGGGTGTCGGCCTGTTGGGCGGGCAGAGCGGTCTGTGCGGCAGCAGGCAGCGGCTGGGCCTGCTCCTGGGTGGACTGGGAGAGGGCCTTTCGGCCCGCCTTGCCCGCGTTGTCCACGTAAACGATGGCGGTGATGCCGCCGAAGATCACCAGAAGGATCAGGACGGCGATCATGCGGCGAACCTCCTGCGGACAGGCTGCGGAAAGGGCGTTCGGCTCATTTCAGACAGTCTAGCGCCCGCGTGGGACGCGCCGCTACGCTGTTCCCTGCTCAATTGCCGGGTTGGGCAGGTGTGGCTGACGTCTGGGCCACCTTCGGGAGCGTCTGCGTTCCCAGCGATTTCAGGTCCAGCAGAAAGTTGCCATCGCTGGGCAGCATCACGGTCTGGATGCCGGGGGCCAGGCGCTCGGCCACCGTGAGCTGGATCAGTTGTGGGTTCTCCTTGAGGGCGCGGCCCCGCAATGACAGCGCCTCGGCCTGTCCCTTCGCCGTGGCGACGGCGGCCTTGGCCTCGCCCTCAGCCTTGACCACCGCGCGCTGGGCACTGATCTCGGACTGGCGCAGTCGGTTGGTCTCGACGGCCACCTGCTGCTCTGCCGTCTGTTTTTCCTCAATGGCGTTGGCCACACTCTCGGGAATCTTCAGCTCGCGCAGCAGGATGGCGTCCAGAACCAGGTTGTTGCGGGTAAAGGCCTTTTCCAGCTCGGTGGTGATGCTGGTTTCCAGTTGCGTGCGCTGGTTGCTGATCAGGTCGGCGGCCCCGAACTGCCCGATAGAATCGCGCACCTTGCTGCGAACCTGCGGGCGCAACACGGTGTTGATGTAGTTGCGGCCCAGTTCCTTGTGCAAAATGGCCGCCTTGTTGCGGTCAATGCGGAACTGCACGGTCACGTCTGCCGTGATGTCCAGGCCCTCCTTGCTGCGGGCGCGGATGGATCCCTCGTCGCTCTGGGCCGTTTCGCGCGCCAGCGTCACTTCCTGAAGGCGGGCGTCGTACAGCGTCACCCCATCCACGAAGGGCATCACGAAATGCAGCCCGGCTTCCAGTGGAGTGGGCTTGACGCCGCTCAGGGCGCTGAAGACCACACCAACGAAGCCCGCCGGGATGACCCGCACACTCTGCGACACGATCAGGCCCACCACCACCACGCCGCCAATGATCCAGCCCAGGCGGGGCGAGAAGCGCATCTGGGGGCCGGGGGGAGGGCCGCTGGGATTGTTCACCGGATTGGGTCGCAGGGGCGAGGAGCCACGGTTATTGTCATTGCCAGGGTTGGTCATGCTCATGGATACGCGGCTAGACCGCCAAAAGTTGCGTTCAGGCGATTGGCGGCGCTGGATTCAGCCTGCCTAGGGCATCAAAAAAGGGAGCGGCATTTGCGCCCCTCCCCCTGGATCAGCTCTTATACGGATTCCGTCTGTTCCGTTAACAAACTGGGAAAGCGCCAGTTTGCTAACTCCACGCCCGGAACCCGTTCTTCTCATTCTCGCTCTCGTCATGAACAGACGCCCATGAAGACGCTATTCCTCCCGCTCGGATTTCACCGTTTTTGCAAACGATTCAATCGGAGTCCGTATTACTGCCGGATGATCTCGGCGTCCTTGGGCAACTGCTTGAGTCCGGCCACGCTGAGGCCCGAATTGACCTTGTAATTGCTCACGTTCAGATCGGCCAGCGACTTGCCCGCGCTGCTGACGATCTGGATGCGGGTGGGCCGCCAGCCCGCCTCGGTGATGTACACGCGGGTCTTGTCGGTGGTGTTCCCCTTCTTGGGAATGGCCTCCAACTGAAACAGGCGCTTGCCTGCCGCGCCCGTGGTGGACAGCAGTTTCACGTCGTACTGTGAAAGCAGCGAGGCCGTGTTGCTGAGCTGTGTGAAATCCAGCCCGCCGAAGCCCGCGCCGTCTGCCGCCTTCTTGGTGGAGGTCACGGTGACCTGGTTGGTCAGGAACAGGTACTGGCGAATCTCGTTCTTGTCGGCCACCACGATGTTATCGGCCAGCGCGTCGGGGGCGTTGAATTGCAGGCGGGCCAGACCCTGCGCCGGAATGCTCTTGACCGTGAAGTCAATCTTCTGTGGGCTGGATTCCAGCGAGGCGCTGCCGCTCAGGCGAAAGGAAATGTCCTTGGCGGCCTTCTGTGCGGCGTCCACTTTGGAGATGATGTCCTGAACACTCTGGGCGCTGGCGGAAGGGATCAGCAACACACCGCTCAGGGCGGCGAGAACAGTGAATTTGAGAGGTTTGCTCATGCCAAAAGTATCGCGTCCGTTCTCATGAGAAGGCGGCGCAGCGGCTGACGTGGGGTTCACGCTATAGAGGGGTTCAGGGCTGGCTCTCTGCTCCCAATGGCAGGCTGTAGGTCAGCCGTGCGCCGTACCCGGTCTTGCCGTTCACGCCCCGTCCGCCGCTGACGTTCAGGCCCACCTCGCCGCTCTCCAGGGGCCGGGTGGCCGTGATTCCGGCCCGCAGCGGGGTGCTGGCGGTGCGCCACGGCTCATAGGCCGCGTACAGCCGCACGCTGCTGCCGGGGCCGAGCAGTTCGCCCGCGTCCACGCTGCCCGTGATGCCAAAGGTCTTCGGCCCCACCAGCGCGTCCAGACCCAGATTCAGCCCCGATTCGGCTGCGTAGGACACGCCTCCAGTGACGCCCAGGATGTTCTGGCCCGCCCGGACGCCCGCGCGCCACGTCAGCGTGCCGATGGTTTCGGTTTCCGGTTCATCGCCGGGCTGCGCTCCCTCGTCCAGTGGCAGAATGCGGGTCAGTTCGCGGCGGCCCTCCACGCCCACCGTGCCCATATTCTGCCCGCCGAACTCGCCGCCTGCCACGGCGATCAGGTTGCGGCTGATGCGGTAGCGGGCGCTCACGTCGGCGTTGAAGCCGCGCTCCCGGCTGTCGGTGGCGTCAAAATTCCAGACCGAGAGCGGATCAATTCGCGCTGCCGAGGTGCTGAAGACAGTCGCCCCCAGGTTCAGCGCCACCGGTCCCGCGCTGCCGCCCAGCCGCGTGGAAGCCCGCACGCCTCCGGCAAAGGCCACCGCCACATCTGCGCGGGCGGTGACC comes from the Deinococcus sp. AJ005 genome and includes:
- a CDS encoding ABC transporter permease subunit, with the protein product MWLEAWSQTMQDSRRSLLWWAVGIALYTVMLLAFFPLLKGNSAINDLMQSLPESLRALAGDNLGTPAGYVGGKLLSMMPILLTVFAALQGSALIAGQEERGWLEFPLAQPLPRATLLLGRAAALLTMLLVLGLILFLSIWLAGQVFQAPLPAGRLLDAVALHTLGAWLFGALALAIGAATGRGGLAVGIGAGLGIGLVVLQSVASQVQLLSDLAWLNPWKYALSDLPLEHAVSPTPLLICLLLGASLVWIAAPTFGKRDVRG
- a CDS encoding ABC transporter ATP-binding protein, producing MNAIETTGLSKLYAPGVGLAPLNLSVPAGEIFGFIGPNGAGKTTAIRTLMGFLRPSGGSAHILGHDVWQERVAVHRRVGYLPGEVHLARDHTARELMGRSCRLRGGASNTYGLDVARRLELRLDARLGTLSKGNRQKVGLTLALMHRPELLMLDEPTDGLDPLVQETVLDLLREAGSEGRSVFLSSHVLSEIERIAGRVGIIRRGELIRVEGVRELKASLPQQVDVGFALPPRVDLMTLDGMSGAVADGLDFRGQWRGSPDKLIRALAGESLTSFSLTPSTLEDAFMDEYRSETPRKEEAHVA
- a CDS encoding GbsR/MarR family transcriptional regulator, with protein sequence MSDTPPSPASFAPTPESGQFMERAGLLFEMVGMPRAAGRVLGALLVAPAGGLTPAELSASLQASRASMSGAIKYLTLMGLAERAPNPGERADRFRVRPNAWATLTEQGNRKLQTLHDLAAEGLRALPQGADAAPLREMEQFYGHWLRLFPAVLEEWHQLSKEEREES
- the typA gene encoding translational GTPase TypA: MEYRNIAIIAHVDHGKTTLVDALLRQTLKLGHGEEIAERAMDSNDLEKERGITILAKNTAVEYNGVKINIVDTPGHADFGGEVERVLGMVNGCLVLVDAAEGPMPQTRFVLRKAIELGLKPIVVINKIDRIDARPEEVVNLTFDLMADLGANDDQLDFPILYAIAREGKAFKDLDNPQEDMHELFEMVLEHIPAPPTDLEAPFQMLVTNLDYSEYLGRIVLGRVQRGTVKKGDYVQLMHKDGTMTKSRIVQPFTHMGLRRIEADQVSAGDIVALAGIEDAQIGETVADLADPEALPIITVDEPTVSMTFQPNTSPFAGKDGKYVTSRHLNDRLKREVMTNVSLKVEEVRPDEFIVSGRGELHLSILLETMRREGYEVQVGSPQVIIREIDGEKHEPVEHLVIDVPEHHASTVIGVLGGRKGQMVNMEPQGKRSRVEFKIPSRALFGFRNQFLSMTQGEGIMSHVFDGYAPWAGDIKIRQNGSLVSMEDGAAFAYSIWKLQDRGAFFIDAGAEVYVGMIVGENAREQDMNVNVCKNKKLTNVRSSGADDALTLTPPRKMSLEDALEYIGSDELVELTPHNIRLRKKVLNPSMRK
- a CDS encoding prohibitin family protein yields the protein MSMTNPGNDNNRGSSPLRPNPVNNPSGPPPGPQMRFSPRLGWIIGGVVVVGLIVSQSVRVIPAGFVGVVFSALSGVKPTPLEAGLHFVMPFVDGVTLYDARLQEVTLARETAQSDEGSIRARSKEGLDITADVTVQFRIDRNKAAILHKELGRNYINTVLRPQVRSKVRDSIGQFGAADLISNQRTQLETSITTELEKAFTRNNLVLDAILLRELKIPESVANAIEEKQTAEQQVAVETNRLRQSEISAQRAVVKAEGEAKAAVATAKGQAEALSLRGRALKENPQLIQLTVAERLAPGIQTVMLPSDGNFLLDLKSLGTQTLPKVAQTSATPAQPGN
- a CDS encoding outer membrane lipoprotein carrier protein LolA — translated: MSKPLKFTVLAALSGVLLIPSASAQSVQDIISKVDAAQKAAKDISFRLSGSASLESSPQKIDFTVKSIPAQGLARLQFNAPDALADNIVVADKNEIRQYLFLTNQVTVTSTKKAADGAGFGGLDFTQLSNTASLLSQYDVKLLSTTGAAGKRLFQLEAIPKKGNTTDKTRVYITEAGWRPTRIQIVSSAGKSLADLNVSNYKVNSGLSVAGLKQLPKDAEIIRQ